One stretch of Argiope bruennichi chromosome 3, qqArgBrue1.1, whole genome shotgun sequence DNA includes these proteins:
- the LOC129963655 gene encoding ATP-binding cassette sub-family F member 3-like, translated as MAVTATNSILVKAFPSIDTELFDYIEGILDDNKSEFESSDHVYEAIGDMLHEVAGDSKDEEDIKDLCSQLLKALKSGPEVENNKRNENKILSAPVCLGSLAENFENETEEVASIWLKQRESQSYVDQRKLEKAEAKLKSKQEKRDTNDKITTPSNVIISKEATAVQATSKKEARMDQKGSNKSMDIKIENFDISFGDKTLLTGADLTLVYGRRYGMVGRNGIGKSTLLRMVSSGQLKISNHISVLHVEQEVVGNDTIALDSVLECDEKRQSLIEEEKKILQSLNNNGPSSEDSQSSGRLQEIYAELQQMEADKAPARASVILAGLGFSPEMQRKATKEFSGGWRMRIALARALFSKPDLLLLDEPTNMLDMKAIIWLENYLQTWESTILVVSHDRRFLDTVATDILHFHSQHIESYRGNYENFVKTMTEKLKHQQREYEAQQQYRAHVQEFIDKFRYNAKRASLVQSKIKMLEKLPELKPVEKETSVVLRFPNPEFLQPPVLQLDEVTFAYPSSPDTIILNNVNLSANMGSRICIVGDNGSGKTTLLKLLIGDHEPTKGIRHAHRNLVIGYFTQHHVDQLDMNVSSLEFLAKRFPGKPSEEYRRQLGCFGVTGDLALQSVASLSGGQKSRVAFAAMAMLHPHFLILDEPTNHLDVETVEALGIALQNFTGGVVLVSHDEQLIEMVCQELWVCRNGTVSSISGGFAQYRKLVEEELAAQA; from the exons atggcaGTAACTgcaacaaattcgattttggttAAGGCTTTCCCAAGTATAGATACAGAGTTATTCGACTACATTGAAG gtATATTAGatgataataaaagtgaatttgaatCTTCTGATCATGTTTATGAAGCAATTGGAGATATGTTACATGAAGTTGCTGGAGATAGCAAAGATGAAGAGGATATAAAAGATCTGTGTTCTCAATtactaaaagctttaaaaag tggCCCagaagttgaaaataataaacgtaatgaaaataaaattctaagtgCACCTGTCTGTCTGGGCAGTTTAGCtgaaaatttcgaaaatgaaaCTGAAGAAGTTGCAAGCATATGGTTAAAGCAAAGAGAATCCCAATCT TACGTTGATCAGCGGAAGCTTGAAAAGGCTGAAGCAAAACTGAAGTCTAAACAAGAAAAAAGAGATACCAATGATAAAATAACTACACC GAGTAATGTTATCATTAGTAAAGAAGCAACTGCTGTACAAGCAACAAGTAAAAAGGAAGCAAGAATGGATCAAAAAGGTTCCAACAAGAGCATGGACATCAAGAttgaaaatttcgatatttcCTTTGGTGATAA aaCATTATTAACAGGAGCAGATCTTACTTTAGTTTATGGACGAAGATATGGTATGGTTGGCCGAAATGGTATTGGAAAAAGTACACTATTAAGGATGGTTTCCAG TGGGCAATTGAAGATTTCAAACCATATATCAGTTCTCCATGTTGAACAAGAAGTTGTTGGTAATGATACTATTGCTCTTGATAGTGTCTTAGAATGTGATGAAAAAAGACAAAGCTTAAttgaagaagagaaaaaaattcttcagtctTTGAATAACAATGG aCCTTCAAGTGAAGATAGCCAATCTAGTGGAAGATTACAAGAGATCTATGCAGAGCTTCAACAAATGGAAGCTGATAAAGCGCCTGCAAGAGCATCTGTGATATTAGCTGGTTTGGGATTTTCTCCTGAAATGCAAAGAAAGGCTacaaa GGAATTTTCTGGTGGTTGGAGAATGAGGATAGCCCTGGCTAGAGCTTTGTTTTCAAA GCCAGACCTCTTGCTACTTGATG aaccTACTAACATGTTGGATATGAAAGCCATTATTTGGTTGGAAAATTACTTACAG acatGGGAATCAACAATTTTGGTTGTTTCTCACGATCGTCGCTTCCTTGATACTGTTGCCacagacattttacattttcattcacAACATATTGAGAGTTATAGaggtaattatgaaaattttgttaaaacaatGACTGAAAAATTAAAGCATCAACAAAGAGAATATGAAGCTCAGCAACAGTACAGAGCTCATGTACAA gaatttattgATAAGTTCCGCTACAATGCTAAGAGAGCTTCTTTAGTTCAGAGCAAGATAAAGATGTTAGAAAAATT gCCAGAATTAAAACCTGTAGAAAAAGAAACATCAGTGGTTTTGCGATTTCCAAATCCTGAATTTTTGCAACCACCTGTTCTACAATTAGATGAAGTAACTTTTGCATATCCTTCTTCTCCTGATACAATAATATTGAATAACGTCAATCTTTCTGCAAACATGGGTTCTAGAATTTGCATA GTTGGTGATAATGGATCTGGTAAAACTACACTATTGAAGTTATTAATAGGAGATCATGAACCTACAAAAGGCATTCGACACGCACACAGAAATTTAGTTATTGGATATTTTACTCAACATCATGTAGATCAATTAGATATGAATGTTAGTTCTCTAGAATTTCTTGCTAAAAGATTTccag GTAAACCATCTGAAGAATATCGAAGGCAACTAGGCTGTTTCGGCGTTACTGGGGATTTAGCCTTACAGTCTGTTGCTAGTCTATCAGGAGGTCAGAAAAGTAGAGTGGCATTTGCAGCTATGGCGATGTTACA cCCACATTTTCTGATACTTGATGAACCTACAAATCATCTTGATGTAGAAACAGTTGAAGCATTAGGTATTGCTCTACAAAATTTTACA